A stretch of bacterium DNA encodes these proteins:
- a CDS encoding ATP-binding cassette domain-containing protein → MIVAKDISKSFKIPLKKEGLFGAILGLFSRKYILKEAIKSISFSIEQGQIVGIIGPNGAGKSTLIKMLSGILIPDKGEIKSMGFIPYKERRRYTQNIGVVFGQRSQLWWDLPVCESYTLLQKIYRIDTHTFNTRLEELSELLEVKKLLYQPVRTLSLGEKMRCEIIASLLHKPRVLFLDEPTIGLDIIAKTKIRDFIKEWNRKSDCIVILTTHDLSDVQDICRRIIIIDEGNIVFDGNLDTVVKRFSNFRRLIVNFSQDNVSIEKIYQSFGGDKKISIKELEITEEDNNFLIKFSDANNSIISLIDNLFNNFSVCDVKIQQPSIETVIRLIYEKKVDLNS, encoded by the coding sequence ATGATAGTAGCAAAGGATATTTCTAAGAGTTTTAAAATACCTTTGAAAAAGGAAGGATTATTTGGTGCTATTTTAGGCTTATTCTCCAGAAAATATATTCTTAAGGAAGCAATAAAATCAATCAGTTTTTCTATAGAGCAGGGTCAGATAGTAGGAATAATAGGACCAAATGGTGCTGGAAAATCAACACTTATTAAAATGTTGTCGGGCATTTTAATTCCAGATAAAGGTGAGATTAAAAGCATGGGTTTTATTCCCTACAAGGAGAGAAGAAGATATACCCAAAATATTGGTGTAGTCTTTGGACAACGGAGTCAATTATGGTGGGACCTGCCTGTGTGTGAATCCTACACACTTCTACAGAAAATATACCGTATTGACACTCATACTTTCAATACAAGATTAGAAGAACTTTCAGAATTGTTGGAAGTCAAGAAATTACTTTACCAACCGGTAAGAACTCTAAGCCTGGGAGAAAAGATGCGATGCGAAATAATAGCTTCACTCCTCCATAAACCCCGGGTGCTATTTTTAGATGAACCTACTATTGGACTGGATATAATAGCTAAAACAAAAATAAGGGATTTTATAAAAGAATGGAATAGAAAAAGCGATTGTATAGTCATCTTGACTACTCATGACTTATCTGATGTCCAGGATATATGCAGGAGGATAATTATTATTGATGAGGGTAATATTGTCTTTGATGGCAATCTGGATACAGTAGTTAAAAGATTTAGTAATTTTAGAAGATTAATTGTAAATTTTTCACAAGATAATGTGAGTATAGAGAAGATATATCAATCCTTTGGTGGTGATAAAAAAATCTCAATTAAAGAATTAGAAATAACCGAAGAAGATAATAATTTTCTAATTAAATTTTCTGATGCCAATAATTCAATAATCTCATTGATAGATAATCTCTTTAACAATTTCTCTGTCTGTGATGTAAAGATTCAACAACCTTCAATTGAAACAGTCATAAGGCTAATATATGAGAAAAAGGTGGATCTAAATTCATGA
- a CDS encoding ABC-2 family transporter protein: MMDVYVEFAKKSFQRLLAYRMSMVFRLCGFLVSLFVVYYLWKAIFTTSSVIEGYSFKMMITYLILSFAINALYDLPAEHELADKIIQGEIAMDLTKPIDLQRIFFAQSVGISINQLITYNIAFLIVTAFLFKIEPPCSMIGFVFFIISLLVGFIIMTAIGFITGTICFWTRDAWGIFFVKTALLIFFSGALIPLHFLPKWLENIAMILPFHGIIYTPISIYLGTISDYGVINLLLNQTIGAILLISLGKMLWYVGIKKVVIQGG; encoded by the coding sequence ATGATGGATGTATATGTAGAATTTGCAAAAAAATCTTTTCAAAGACTATTGGCTTACCGGATGAGTATGGTCTTCAGGTTATGTGGTTTTTTGGTCTCGCTATTCGTAGTTTATTACCTTTGGAAAGCAATATTTACTACTTCTTCTGTTATTGAAGGATATTCATTCAAAATGATGATCACATACTTGATTTTATCTTTTGCTATTAATGCACTTTATGACTTACCTGCTGAACATGAATTGGCAGATAAGATTATTCAAGGTGAAATAGCAATGGATTTAACTAAACCAATTGACCTACAAAGAATATTCTTTGCACAAAGTGTTGGTATAAGCATTAATCAACTAATTACCTATAATATTGCCTTCTTAATTGTTACTGCCTTTCTTTTTAAAATTGAACCTCCTTGTTCTATGATAGGATTTGTTTTCTTTATTATAAGCCTCCTGGTAGGATTTATAATTATGACCGCCATAGGATTTATAACAGGAACTATATGTTTTTGGACAAGGGATGCCTGGGGCATATTTTTTGTAAAGACTGCCCTGCTAATATTCTTCTCTGGAGCTCTTATACCTTTACATTTCCTTCCCAAATGGTTGGAGAATATAGCTATGATTCTACCATTTCATGGAATTATATATACTCCTATCTCTATATATCTGGGAACAATATCTGATTACGGGGTTATAAATCTTTTATTAAATCAGACCATTGGTGCTATTTTATTAATTTCCCTTGGTAAAATGCTGTGGTATGTAGGAATAAAAAAGGTTGTTATTCAAGGAGGATAA
- a CDS encoding ABC-2 family transporter protein, translating to MVISHYLELYLCFVSQHLKKILEYRLSFFIGIIPFILLQLLPIIIIWAIFKKVPHIAGFNFNEVLFIYGLGIICYAFGRMLFSNLNDFGYQYIIKGGLDTVLIKPINPLFYIVASDFSEKEIGELLVGIILIIKSIIGLEIHPGILEFFALLYFLINGIIIYGSINLIAVIICFWTKDPRGLTSPIMRIQEFSQYPVTIYGKAVRFIITWIIPFAFITFFPAVFFIRREEFGGYILCLPLIGIIFPLIAYLLWLKGLSKYESSGT from the coding sequence ATGGTTATTTCCCATTATCTAGAGCTATATCTTTGTTTCGTATCTCAACACTTAAAGAAAATATTAGAATATAGGTTAAGCTTTTTTATTGGCATAATCCCTTTTATTCTCCTGCAGTTATTGCCAATAATTATTATCTGGGCTATCTTCAAAAAAGTGCCACATATAGCAGGATTTAATTTTAACGAGGTGCTATTCATTTATGGATTGGGAATTATCTGTTATGCCTTTGGAAGAATGTTATTTTCTAACTTAAACGACTTCGGATATCAATACATTATTAAAGGTGGATTGGATACCGTGTTAATCAAACCCATAAATCCTTTATTTTATATTGTTGCGAGTGATTTTTCAGAAAAAGAAATAGGGGAGTTATTAGTTGGGATAATTTTGATAATAAAGTCTATTATTGGTTTAGAGATACATCCTGGTATATTAGAATTTTTTGCCCTTCTTTATTTTCTCATAAATGGAATAATAATCTATGGGTCAATAAATTTAATTGCCGTTATTATATGTTTCTGGACAAAAGATCCAAGAGGATTAACCAGTCCAATAATGAGGATTCAAGAATTTTCCCAATATCCAGTAACCATCTATGGAAAAGCAGTAAGATTTATTATTACATGGATAATCCCTTTTGCATTTATAACCTTTTTCCCTGCAGTTTTTTTTATTCGGAGGGAAGAATTTGGTGGATACATCCTTTGTCTCCCTTTAATAGGAATAATCTTTCCCCTCATAGCTTATTTATTATGGTTAAAAGGATTATCAAAATATGAAAGTAGCGGAACCTGA
- a CDS encoding signal peptidase I → MKVAEPEKTGIFRMIVKGKSMEPAIMENTNVIVEKAHPFSIKRGDVVVFKWGKKIIIHRIIGIHKINKDLFFVEKGDNLPFISIFPQEALIGKVCGVENREVINLYSKNFVNTYLVLTYFLFKSFQIMQRLSNKVNKKLGDIVFNAYFIPFRFFLYFISYIQQRNS, encoded by the coding sequence ATGAAAGTAGCGGAACCTGAAAAGACTGGTATTTTTAGAATGATAGTAAAAGGAAAAAGCATGGAACCTGCAATTATGGAAAATACTAATGTCATAGTGGAGAAAGCTCATCCTTTTTCTATTAAAAGAGGCGATGTAGTGGTTTTTAAATGGGGCAAAAAGATAATCATTCATAGAATAATTGGGATTCATAAGATCAACAAAGATTTATTCTTTGTGGAAAAAGGGGATAATTTACCATTTATAAGTATATTTCCTCAAGAAGCTCTTATTGGAAAAGTTTGTGGAGTAGAAAATAGAGAGGTAATAAATTTATATAGTAAAAATTTTGTCAATACTTACTTAGTGCTTACATATTTTTTATTTAAAAGTTTCCAAATTATGCAACGATTATCAAATAAAGTAAATAAAAAATTAGGAGATATCGTTTTTAATGCTTATTTTATTCCGTTTCGCTTTTTTCTATATTTTATAAGTTACATTCAACAGAGGAATTCGTAA
- a CDS encoding pseudouridine synthase — MERLQKILARAGLGSRRSCEELILSGRIRVNGQLIKKLGVKINPKIDKVEFDGKPIKLETKVCLLLNKPKGYVTTLFDPQGRPTISLLLKGVKERVYPVGRLDYNSEGLLFLTNDGELANKLIHPRYKIPKTYLVKFKGRVEESDIIRLRKGIRLSSVEKTLPAQVVVEKKLKENTILKITIREGKKRQIRRMGEMINHSVLNLKRIQFGPFKLDKLKKGDYVYLNPEIVKRELGKCL, encoded by the coding sequence ATGGAAAGACTACAAAAGATTTTAGCCAGAGCCGGGCTTGGTTCTCGAAGAAGTTGTGAAGAACTAATCCTATCAGGACGCATCCGTGTTAATGGTCAATTAATCAAAAAACTGGGGGTAAAAATTAACCCCAAAATCGATAAAGTAGAATTTGATGGGAAACCAATTAAATTAGAGACAAAGGTTTGTCTTCTCTTAAATAAACCCAAAGGATATGTAACCACACTTTTTGACCCGCAAGGAAGACCTACTATCTCTTTGCTTTTAAAAGGAGTAAAAGAAAGAGTTTATCCAGTTGGCAGACTTGATTATAATTCTGAAGGATTATTATTTTTAACTAATGATGGTGAGTTAGCCAATAAACTTATTCATCCCAGGTATAAAATCCCAAAAACTTATTTAGTTAAATTTAAAGGGAGAGTTGAAGAAAGTGATATAATTCGATTAAGAAAAGGAATCAGGCTGAGTTCAGTGGAAAAAACACTTCCGGCGCAAGTAGTTGTAGAAAAAAAATTAAAGGAAAATACTATTCTAAAAATAACTATTAGAGAAGGTAAAAAACGACAGATTCGCAGAATGGGAGAAATGATTAACCATAGTGTTTTAAACCTGAAAAGAATTCAATTTGGCCCTTTTAAATTAGATAAATTAAAAAAAGGAGACTATGTATATTTGAATCCAGAGATAGTTAAGAGAGAATTGGGGAAATGCTTATGA